GTTGGATTCCTCTTCATCACTGGCCCGATCAATGCGATCCAATGTCGCGGCTAGTTCCAACAGGGAACAACGGGCTTCGAGATACTCTCGATCCAAAACCTGTAAAGCTGTTTGCATCATTAAAACCTTTCGGATTAGTACGTCTGTGGTAGCTCGCTCCTTCATGATACGAAAGCGTCTTCAACGAATCCGCCAGGGGCTCGAAAAACGCTACGATCACCTCCAATTTGGGTGATCTGAGTCACGCTTTATTATACACCTTACATCGGTTCTTCCTACTCTCTTAACTGAGTTCAAGTCAAATTCCCGAAACCTGAAACAGAATTTCAGTATAATAAGACGAATCGTAGGAATTAGAGTGAGTAAAATACGGAATGATACCGGGCGACTCCTGCTTTCGACTGAAACCCTTTGTTGTTCAGGAGATGAATCATAAATGCCTCAGGATTTTCGCCCGCAAATTGGCAGGTAATTTGATACTGAGAAGCGGGCTGAAAGCCAAATCGCGGGTAAAATTCATGCTGTCCTAATACGATCACAAAAGACTGTTTTCGGTCCTGTAACACTTCCAGGCCGGCTTGAATCAAAGCTGTCCCGACCCCCTGTTTCTGAAAGGTGGGTAATACCGCCACAGGAGCCAGCCCGAAACCGCCGAGCTTTGCTCCGTCCTCATATTCAATGACTGCCGGTGTGAACAGAATATGCCCCACCAATTGATTTTCGATAATCACAACCAGAGAGATCTGCTCCGGACATGCTGTTCTTAATCGATCCACCAGATCCGCTTCAGCAGGTTGACCGAAAGCCTGTTTCTCTACATGCCTGATCGTGGCAATATCCTCAGGTTCTTCCGGACGAATGATCATCGCTTACTTCTTTGACTTAACAGATTCTAACTGATGTTGCTTCAAGAACTGTTCCAGTTGTTCTAACTGGCGTTGCATTTCGCTCACATAGTCACCCTGAGCCGGTTTCCCAGTCAGTGGATCCAAGACCACCGAAGCAATACCATGTTCTGCGAGATCTTTTACCCGATTCTCTTTCGGCTGATGCTCCCATACTAGAAACGAGATTTTGTGCTCCTGCTGAATTGTTTTCAGCTTGTCCCAGTCATGCTCGGTAGGAACCACCCCCGGCTTCCAATGCAGATGATGCATCGTCCAGTCACACCGCTGTGCCAGATATTGATACACGGGACGTTCGGAAAACCAGTGTAACCCGGGAAATTCCGCCTGCAGTTGATCCAGTTTTTTCCCCAGCGACTTTAACGATTCTTTCAGTTTCTTGAGGTTGGCCGTGATACTTTCTTTTTGCTGCGGATCTATCTCAATCAGTCGTTGTGCAATCGCTTCTGCCTGTCGCGCCATTAAAGCCGGATCCAGCCAGAAAAAGGCGACGGTCCCGGCGTGGGAATGCGCGCCGCCGGTCCCATGGCTGTGCACTTCAAAATCGGGAACCGTGATCAAGGCATCTTTCAATGAAAGCGATGTTCTTAAGACTTTGGAACGGGGCAGCGACAGTTTCTTAACCCAGTCGGCAAAATTGGCACCGTTAGTAACAATCAGATCTGCCTGCTGGATTGTCTGAATCATCACATCATCGGGAAGCCAGGTTTCCGGGTTTGCGTCGGGAGGCACTGGATTAAGAACTTCATATTCCGGGCCGACGAGAGACTCAACAATGAACTGCAAAGGATAGTTCACCACCACGACAACAGGTGTTTCATTTTCCGCCGTCTTTTTTTCTTTTGACCGTGGGGATGGCTGACAGGCACAGAGTGTCAGCACTGAAAACAGTACCAAGAGCAAAATAGTCCGTTGCATATTCAAAATCACTAACTAAACCAGAGACGCAGCAGCTGCCCCGCGTAAACCCGGACAATCAAGGTAATGCCCAGTACAACCAGCAGACTGGCGGCTGAAATAAAGAAGACTTCTGTCAGCTGCAGCTTCCAGATCGTCGATCGGCTGCAGCCCAGTTGAAACATTGTTTGACGTTCCCGCTTGCGTAAGCGCAGCGAAAGCACAAACACCAGTGCCAATAATAATCCTATGGAAATCGAAACCAGCAAGGAATTCATATCAAATAACTGCTTCACGCGAAACACCATGCTCATCAACTCATTGACAATTTCGGTTGGACGAATCAACTGTAACTGTGATTCTTTCGTATCATACATGCCCAACAGCAGGACTTCCGACTTTTGATCCACGGGAACCACGATGATAGCGGAAATGGGAAACGAATCAGTCTCTCCATGAAAGTGAAACGAAGACAAGTTTTCATCGGTCACCTCATTAAACTGAGGGACGGCGGCGTTCGCAATCGTTGTCTGATCTTCCTGCTTCAAGACCAGATCTTTGCTGGTTTCCGCATTGACACTCTGATGGCCGTGTCCGATGCCCGAGATAATCCATTCCGTTTTCAAATCGACAAAGACGGCATCATCGTCGGGTGACTCAGATTCTTCGAGTACTCCCACGACCCGCATTTTCAGCGGATAATTTCCCGATAGATCAAACACATTGAGCGGATCCGACATCAGTTTGTCGCCGGGTTGTAACTGAAGTTTCTCAGCAACATTGGCTCCAATTATACAATCCCCCAGCCGTTTCAGTTGGGTTCCCTTCGCGATCTCCCGCTCACGAAACTCAAAATAATCCAGAGTCGTTCCGACAACGGGAAATCCCTGTGCGGTAAAACGGAGTGCCAGTGGTATCGGGAGTGCATAGTTTGTCTCCTGAATCGCTTCCACTTCCCGCATCGATGTCGGCTCCAGATCTGCACGACTGAAATACATGCTTTGTAGCGCAAGATCAAAACGACTTCCCTTGACTCCTGCCACCAATGGGGTCGAACGGGCTCGGGCCATCAGATCCTGTTCGAACTGTGCCACGCCAAATTGCAACAAGACTGGCAAGAGCAACGCCAGCGAGACACACAAAACCAGCGTGATCGTTTTCAACTTATTATAAGCTAAATAGCGTAATGTCAGTCGGAGGATCCCATTCATGCCGTTTCCACCATTTCGTGAAAACGTTCGATATCAATGGTACGTTCGAACTGATCCAGCAGGCGATCATCGTGAGTCACCATGATTAAAGTGGCATTGGTTTTCGTGGCGTGTTCGAGTAACAGATCACGAATGAGCCGTTTATTAGTCGGGTCGAGATTTCCAGTGGGCTCATCAGCCAGCAAAATCTGTGGCTGAGGCAAGAGTGCCCGGCAGATCGCTACTCGCTGCCGTTCACCCTGCGAGATGCGATCAATGCGTGAGTTAAAATACGAATCGATCTGCATGGAAGTCGCCAGCTCACGTGCCCTTTGCTGCACACCTTCATCCAGTTGCAGTGTCGAATTGATGAAATACGGTAGCAGAATGTTTTCATAGACATTCAAATAATCGATCAACTCAAATTCCTGAAAGACAAAACCGACTTTGGAAATGCGGTACGCGCGCCGCTGGCTGTCGTTGAGTGTTTTCAAGTCAATCCCACAGGAAATCAATGTCCCCTGCTCGGGAATCAGAATGCCGGAAATCAAATTCAGCAGTGTTGTCTTACCACACCCACTGGGTCCGACCACGGCGACTTTTTCGGCGTCTTTGACCTCCAGTTCGGGAATGCTCAATCGAAATGGGGATTGAGGATAACTGAATTTGAGTTGTTGCATCTGAATCATGATGAACTCGAATCAGCTGACTTGGTTTTTGGTGATTTTTTTGGGGGGCTCTCTACTTTTTTTGGATCGTTTTTTTCTTCCGTATTCACTTCACGTAAGCTGGTCTGAAACCTTAATCGCTGTTCATCCAGCAGATTCATGCCAGTGAGTTTCCAGACATCTTCTACCGGTTCCAGATAAAAAATTGCCTGATACTGATTCGTGCGCGTGTGAATATGGCCCCAATGTTCGACCGTACCTGCGACTGTCCATGTTGTCTTGACGTTAAAACTGCGTTCATCACGCGTAGTCTGATTTTCTTGTGTCAGTTCCGTTTCCGGCTGGACCGTCTCCCATTGCACATCGGTGACACGCGAAACGGCCCCCCCCTGC
This window of the Gimesia fumaroli genome carries:
- a CDS encoding ABC transporter permease; translation: MNGILRLTLRYLAYNKLKTITLVLCVSLALLLPVLLQFGVAQFEQDLMARARSTPLVAGVKGSRFDLALQSMYFSRADLEPTSMREVEAIQETNYALPIPLALRFTAQGFPVVGTTLDYFEFREREIAKGTQLKRLGDCIIGANVAEKLQLQPGDKLMSDPLNVFDLSGNYPLKMRVVGVLEESESPDDDAVFVDLKTEWIISGIGHGHQSVNAETSKDLVLKQEDQTTIANAAVPQFNEVTDENLSSFHFHGETDSFPISAIIVVPVDQKSEVLLLGMYDTKESQLQLIRPTEIVNELMSMVFRVKQLFDMNSLLVSISIGLLLALVFVLSLRLRKRERQTMFQLGCSRSTIWKLQLTEVFFISAASLLVVLGITLIVRVYAGQLLRLWFS
- a CDS encoding GNAT family N-acetyltransferase encodes the protein MIIRPEEPEDIATIRHVEKQAFGQPAEADLVDRLRTACPEQISLVVIIENQLVGHILFTPAVIEYEDGAKLGGFGLAPVAVLPTFQKQGVGTALIQAGLEVLQDRKQSFVIVLGQHEFYPRFGFQPASQYQITCQFAGENPEAFMIHLLNNKGFQSKAGVARYHSVFYSL
- a CDS encoding metal ABC transporter substrate-binding protein, with the protein product MQRTILLLVLFSVLTLCACQPSPRSKEKKTAENETPVVVVVNYPLQFIVESLVGPEYEVLNPVPPDANPETWLPDDVMIQTIQQADLIVTNGANFADWVKKLSLPRSKVLRTSLSLKDALITVPDFEVHSHGTGGAHSHAGTVAFFWLDPALMARQAEAIAQRLIEIDPQQKESITANLKKLKESLKSLGKKLDQLQAEFPGLHWFSERPVYQYLAQRCDWTMHHLHWKPGVVPTEHDWDKLKTIQQEHKISFLVWEHQPKENRVKDLAEHGIASVVLDPLTGKPAQGDYVSEMQRQLEQLEQFLKQHQLESVKSKK
- a CDS encoding ABC transporter ATP-binding protein codes for the protein MIQMQQLKFSYPQSPFRLSIPELEVKDAEKVAVVGPSGCGKTTLLNLISGILIPEQGTLISCGIDLKTLNDSQRRAYRISKVGFVFQEFELIDYLNVYENILLPYFINSTLQLDEGVQQRARELATSMQIDSYFNSRIDRISQGERQRVAICRALLPQPQILLADEPTGNLDPTNKRLIRDLLLEHATKTNATLIMVTHDDRLLDQFERTIDIERFHEMVETA